TGATGTGGAGTGGTGCTGAATATCAGATTATCGTGGACAAAAAGGGTGCCTTGGATGAAATGACCGTAAATATTGAATACCAAAACGGATATAACAACAGTCAGTTAGATGCTTTTAAAAAGGAGGCAGAAGAATTGTTTAAGAGTAAGCTTGGAGTACGTGTTGGCGTTAATCTATATAAGCAGGGTATCCTGCCTGAAACAGTATTCAAAGCCCGTAGAGTGATTGATAATCGTAAAATATAAATTGGAAAATGGTTTGCTTTTTCAAAATGCTTTTTTTCCTATTCACGATCGATGAATAAAAGTAAATAAACATATAATAATGCTAACGATAAGAATTGATGAATTTCGTTAAAAAGAGGGGACTCGGAGTCTCCTCTTTTTCTGCTATTCAAATCCTTTGGCTGTCTCAATTATATCCTCTTTACTGATGCCTCGTTATGAGCATGCCGACTTGGGGATTTGACCCTTTTTGCCAAAAACTAATCAGAACGTTTACAGATAGGAAAATACATTTTAATATAAAAATAGAATATTTTAAAAATATAGAAAATAATAGATTTATAATTAAGTCTATCTTATTTACTATTCATTGTTCTGGAGTGATACCATGATAGCTCTTTTTAAAATGAATGATTTATATGAAGACCAAATTAATAATTTATTAAATGATTTGGGATACCCAACTGCAAGTTTTTATTCAATTAATTCAATATTAGATCAGATCATGAATCCAATGGTTATTATTACACCAGCCGTTTTTCAGAAAGAATTAGAGGGGCTTTCTTTCCCTATTATCCCTATCCCAATAACTATAGGAGAGATAAAAAAGACTATAAAGGTATTGTTTGAAAACCCTGAACAAAGAGAGTATTCGTTTATAACATCAAAGGAAGAAATAGAGTGGCTGCGTAAAGAAAACGGGGAACATGCTGCGAATGATGAGATTCAAATCTCATTATTAACAGAAAAACAATCTGCTGCACTAAAGCCTAGTCATGTTTATCTTGCTCCAATATGGATGAAAGGCTTAATTTCTAACCTAGGGATTAAAAATTTACATTTTATTAAGCCTGCTTTCACTTCTTTGATACCTTTTTTACAGATAGCGGGATCATTAGTGAACTTAATAGAGGAAATTTTAAATGAAAGGTATCAAGTGGATGCAATAGTCAATTCAACACATGATGGAGTTATTGCGATTGACAGAACAGGAAATATTAGATTGGTAAATGAACAAGCAAAAACGATCTTAGGTGTAAAAGAGGAAATGAAGGGAAGAAACATTACAGAGTTCATCCCACAATCGGATATGTTAAGAGTATTAGAAGCCGGGAGAATCGAAAGAGGCGATATTGCTACTGTAGGAGGCCGTCAAATCGTTATCAATAGATCTCCTGTCATCGTCAAAGGAAAAATTGTCGGTGCCGTATCAAATTTTAAAGAAATTACAGATATTCAAAAAGTAGAACTACAACTTCGCAAAAAGCTTCATCAAAATGGCTTGGAGGCAAAGTATCGATTAAGTGATATTATTGGGGAAACACATGAAATAATGGAGGCTAAAGAACTGGGAAGGAAATTTGCTGAAACGGAATCAACTGTTTTAATAACCGGTGAATCTGGAACAGGTAAAGAATTATTTGCTCAAGGTATTCATTCCGCAAGTCATCGATCACTTGGTCCCTTTGTAGCTGTGAACTGCGCGGTACTGCCGGAAAATCTTCTCGAAAGTGAAATGTTTGGATATGAGAAAGGCACATTTACAGGTGCTCTAAAAGATGGAAAGCCGGGCTTATTTGAACTTGCTCACGGAGGTACGCTATTTTTAGATGAAATTGGTGAGCTCCCTTTACGAATTCAAGCTCTATTGTT
The DNA window shown above is from Neobacillus sp. WH10 and carries:
- a CDS encoding sigma 54-interacting transcriptional regulator, which produces MIALFKMNDLYEDQINNLLNDLGYPTASFYSINSILDQIMNPMVIITPAVFQKELEGLSFPIIPIPITIGEIKKTIKVLFENPEQREYSFITSKEEIEWLRKENGEHAANDEIQISLLTEKQSAALKPSHVYLAPIWMKGLISNLGIKNLHFIKPAFTSLIPFLQIAGSLVNLIEEILNERYQVDAIVNSTHDGVIAIDRTGNIRLVNEQAKTILGVKEEMKGRNITEFIPQSDMLRVLEAGRIERGDIATVGGRQIVINRSPVIVKGKIVGAVSNFKEITDIQKVELQLRKKLHQNGLEAKYRLSDIIGETHEIMEAKELGRKFAETESTVLITGESGTGKELFAQGIHSASHRSLGPFVAVNCAVLPENLLESEMFGYEKGTFTGALKDGKPGLFELAHGGTLFLDEIGELPLRIQALLLRVLQERTIRRVGGERIIPVDVRIITATNRNLEEEVEEKQFRSDLYYRLNVLALELPPLRRRFADIPKLVEAFLEEFNDKRKNKIITVEQELICLFQKYDWPGNIRELRNTIERMVVLEESKSLRLQGAKFLSEKIRRRKFSEETTINQSIKNKEKELILTTLQKFENNKKLAAQSLGIDRSTLWRKIKEYEL